The following proteins are encoded in a genomic region of Gossypium hirsutum isolate 1008001.06 chromosome D05, Gossypium_hirsutum_v2.1, whole genome shotgun sequence:
- the LOC107923122 gene encoding putative cyclin-D6-1 isoform X1, whose amino-acid sequence MDKFDLEDPLTSLDGHQSDTISALFSSESDHMPSYNYFQCLKTSDFYVSFRQEAISLILQAQYSSNLDPYTQYLAVNYMDRFISWQEIPQGNPWIVRLLVIACISLAAKMKEIHFSFSDFQTNNIKVRQRDEGFMFDPPAIQRMELLVLDALNWRMRSITPFSFITFFVSLFQLKDPPLTQALKDRATNIIFQARNEINLLEFKPSIIGASALLLACHELFPLQFPSFETSVLSCEYVNEEKVMECFNEMQEMVNNEMSESIVDMVSSSSSMRTPVSVLDCHCSKSENEGTNSTMAATVTPENREIKRRKLKGFCNQSSTMKISQFQSCE is encoded by the exons ATGGATAAGTTTGATCTCGAAGACCCGTTGACAAGCTTGGATGGACATCAATCTGATACGATTTCAGCTCTTTTCTCTTCTGAATCTGATCATATGCCTTCTTACAACTACTTTCAATGTTTAAAGACGAGTGACTTCTATGTTTCTTTCCGACAGGAAGCCATTTCTCTCATTTTGCAG GCACAGTATTCTAGTAACCTGGATCCTTACACGCAATACCTGGCTGTTAACTACATGGATCGGTTCATCTCCTGGCAGGAAATCCCG CAAGGCAATCCATGGATTGTGAGGCTCCTTGTGATAGCTTGCATTTCTTTGGCTGCAAAGATGAAGGAAATACACTTCTCTTTCTCTGATTTCCAG ACTAATAATATAAAGGTGAGACAGAGAGATGAAGGATTCATGTTTGATCCCCCAGCTATCCAACGAATGGAGCTTCTGGTTCTTGATGCCTTGAATTGGCGAATGAGATCAATAACACCCTTCTCTTTTATCACTTTCTTCGTATCTCTTTTCCAACTTAAAGATCCACCTTTGACACAAGCATTGAAAGACAGAGCAACCAATATAATCTTCCAAGCTCGTAATG aAATTAATCTGTTAgagttcaaaccatcaataattGGAGCATCGGCTCTTCTTCTGGCATGTCATGAGCTATTCCCGTTGCAGTTTCCATCATTCGAAACCTCAGTTTTGTCTTGTGAATACGTGAACGAA GAGAAGGTGATGGAATGCTTTAATGAAATGCAAGAGATGGTGAATAATGAAATGAGCGAATCAATCGTAGATATGGTTTCAAGCTCAAGTAGTATGAGAACCCCAGTAAGTGTTTTGGACTGCCACTGCAGCAAATCAGAAAACGAGGGTACCAACAGCACCATGGCAGCCACTGTAACACCCGAAAACAGAGAAATCAAGCGTCGCAAATTGAAAGGGTTTTGCAACCAAAGTAGTACAATGAAGATTTCCCAGTTTCAATCATGTGAATAA
- the LOC107923122 gene encoding putative cyclin-D6-1 isoform X2 — MDKFDLEDPLTSLDGHQSDTISALFSSESDHMPSYNYFQCLKTSDFYVSFRQEAISLILQAQYSSNLDPYTQYLAVNYMDRFISWQEIPQGNPWIVRLLVIACISLAAKMKEIHFSFSDFQRDEGFMFDPPAIQRMELLVLDALNWRMRSITPFSFITFFVSLFQLKDPPLTQALKDRATNIIFQARNEINLLEFKPSIIGASALLLACHELFPLQFPSFETSVLSCEYVNEEKVMECFNEMQEMVNNEMSESIVDMVSSSSSMRTPVSVLDCHCSKSENEGTNSTMAATVTPENREIKRRKLKGFCNQSSTMKISQFQSCE, encoded by the exons ATGGATAAGTTTGATCTCGAAGACCCGTTGACAAGCTTGGATGGACATCAATCTGATACGATTTCAGCTCTTTTCTCTTCTGAATCTGATCATATGCCTTCTTACAACTACTTTCAATGTTTAAAGACGAGTGACTTCTATGTTTCTTTCCGACAGGAAGCCATTTCTCTCATTTTGCAG GCACAGTATTCTAGTAACCTGGATCCTTACACGCAATACCTGGCTGTTAACTACATGGATCGGTTCATCTCCTGGCAGGAAATCCCG CAAGGCAATCCATGGATTGTGAGGCTCCTTGTGATAGCTTGCATTTCTTTGGCTGCAAAGATGAAGGAAATACACTTCTCTTTCTCTGATTTCCAG AGAGATGAAGGATTCATGTTTGATCCCCCAGCTATCCAACGAATGGAGCTTCTGGTTCTTGATGCCTTGAATTGGCGAATGAGATCAATAACACCCTTCTCTTTTATCACTTTCTTCGTATCTCTTTTCCAACTTAAAGATCCACCTTTGACACAAGCATTGAAAGACAGAGCAACCAATATAATCTTCCAAGCTCGTAATG aAATTAATCTGTTAgagttcaaaccatcaataattGGAGCATCGGCTCTTCTTCTGGCATGTCATGAGCTATTCCCGTTGCAGTTTCCATCATTCGAAACCTCAGTTTTGTCTTGTGAATACGTGAACGAA GAGAAGGTGATGGAATGCTTTAATGAAATGCAAGAGATGGTGAATAATGAAATGAGCGAATCAATCGTAGATATGGTTTCAAGCTCAAGTAGTATGAGAACCCCAGTAAGTGTTTTGGACTGCCACTGCAGCAAATCAGAAAACGAGGGTACCAACAGCACCATGGCAGCCACTGTAACACCCGAAAACAGAGAAATCAAGCGTCGCAAATTGAAAGGGTTTTGCAACCAAAGTAGTACAATGAAGATTTCCCAGTTTCAATCATGTGAATAA